From Bacillus sp. FSL K6-3431, the proteins below share one genomic window:
- a CDS encoding ABC transporter permease — MQNLLPRIPLATWIDDAVDWLVVTFGTVFDGITTVLEGLVNGIVTGLGFIPSIILAILFALLAWVISTRKIATFSLIGLLLIDYLGYWDPMLQMLALVITSVVISIVIGIPIGIWSSQKETVRKIVAPILDLMQTMPAFVYLLPAIFFFNIGVVPGVVASVIFSMPPTIRLTILGIRQVPEDLIEATEAFGSTTGQKLIKVQIPLAMPTIMAGINQSIMLALSMVVIASMVGAPGLGEEVYRAVTQLKTGVGVEAGLSIVIVAIILDRITQHAGKQKQRGTLS; from the coding sequence TTGCAAAACTTACTTCCGCGAATACCACTTGCTACTTGGATAGACGATGCTGTTGATTGGCTTGTTGTTACATTTGGAACTGTTTTTGATGGCATAACAACTGTATTGGAAGGTTTAGTTAATGGGATTGTAACTGGACTAGGGTTTATTCCTTCTATTATTCTCGCTATTTTATTTGCATTACTCGCATGGGTAATTTCTACGCGAAAAATAGCCACTTTTTCATTAATCGGCTTATTGCTTATTGATTATCTAGGTTATTGGGATCCGATGCTACAAATGTTGGCCCTCGTAATAACCTCTGTGGTCATCTCCATTGTAATCGGCATACCAATTGGCATTTGGTCGTCCCAGAAAGAAACTGTGCGAAAAATTGTTGCACCCATTCTTGATTTAATGCAAACAATGCCAGCATTCGTTTACTTATTGCCGGCGATATTCTTTTTCAATATTGGTGTTGTTCCAGGAGTTGTTGCATCGGTTATTTTTTCTATGCCACCAACAATCCGTTTAACGATATTAGGCATTCGTCAAGTGCCTGAAGATTTAATTGAAGCAACAGAAGCTTTTGGATCAACAACTGGACAAAAGTTAATTAAGGTACAAATACCACTGGCAATGCCGACCATCATGGCTGGTATTAACCAAAGTATCATGCTCGCTTTATCAATGGTTGTGATTGCATCTATGGTCGGTGCACCAGGACTTGGTGAAGAAGTATATCGTGCTGTAACACAATTAAAAACCGGTGTCGGTGTAGAAGCTGGATTGTCGATAGTGATTGTAGCAATCATTTTAGACAGAATTACACAACATGCTGGAAAACAAAAACAAAGGGGAACTTTATCATGA
- the proV gene encoding glycine betaine/L-proline ABC transporter ATP-binding protein ProV, producing MDERSGHKKIEVKNATKIFGKNIKKANQLLKEGKSKNEILKAAGATVGVKNASFDVYEGEIFVIMGLSGSGKSTLVRLLNRLIDPTAGHILLDGADIVQMNKEQLREVRRKKIGMVFQKFALFPHRNILENTEYGLEIQGINKDERQVKAKEALKLVGLAGYENQYPDQLSGGMQQRVGLARALANDPDILLMDEAFSALDPLIRKDMQNELLQLHDEMGKTIIFITHDLDEALRIGDRIALMRDGQIVQIGTPEEILMNPSNDYVEKFVEDVDLSKVLTAGHIMKQAETVQLDRGPRVALRLMKHHGISSIYVVDKQNRLIGAVTAQDANNAVELGHSLQDVLIQDISTVPSETLLTDLFNLVSTAPIPVAVVNEEKRLQGIIIRGALIGALSGDNDFINGQDESKTNLQEVN from the coding sequence ATGGATGAGAGATCAGGCCATAAAAAAATAGAGGTCAAAAATGCAACAAAGATATTTGGTAAAAACATAAAGAAAGCGAATCAGCTTTTAAAAGAAGGTAAGTCCAAAAATGAAATATTAAAAGCGGCTGGTGCAACAGTTGGTGTAAAAAATGCAAGCTTTGATGTGTACGAAGGTGAAATTTTTGTCATCATGGGTCTATCCGGAAGTGGAAAGTCTACATTGGTGAGATTATTAAATCGACTCATTGATCCAACAGCTGGTCATATTTTATTGGATGGTGCGGATATTGTGCAAATGAATAAAGAGCAACTCCGCGAAGTAAGAAGAAAAAAAATTGGGATGGTTTTTCAAAAGTTTGCCCTATTCCCTCATAGAAATATCTTAGAAAATACCGAATACGGATTAGAAATCCAAGGGATCAACAAAGACGAACGCCAAGTGAAAGCAAAAGAAGCTTTGAAACTAGTTGGATTGGCAGGATATGAAAATCAATATCCAGATCAATTAAGTGGTGGAATGCAACAACGTGTTGGTCTTGCTCGGGCACTTGCTAATGATCCAGACATTTTGTTAATGGACGAAGCATTCAGTGCTTTAGATCCACTTATTCGTAAGGATATGCAAAATGAATTATTGCAATTACATGATGAAATGGGTAAAACAATCATTTTTATTACCCATGATTTAGATGAAGCCTTACGAATCGGTGACCGAATTGCGCTAATGAGAGATGGGCAAATTGTTCAAATCGGAACACCTGAAGAAATTTTAATGAATCCTTCAAATGATTATGTAGAGAAATTTGTTGAAGATGTAGATTTATCAAAAGTGTTAACAGCTGGACATATTATGAAGCAAGCCGAAACAGTACAACTTGATAGAGGCCCAAGAGTAGCACTTAGATTAATGAAGCATCATGGAATTTCTTCCATTTATGTAGTTGACAAGCAAAACAGGCTAATAGGAGCTGTGACAGCCCAGGATGCAAACAACGCTGTAGAATTAGGTCATTCTCTTCAAGATGTCCTCATACAAGATATCTCTACTGTACCTTCTGAAACCTTGCTGACAGACCTTTTCAATCTTGTTTCAACTGCCCCAATACCAGTTGCTGTAGTAAATGAAGAAAAAAGACTCCAAGGGATTATTATCCGTGGTGCATTGATTGGTGCATTATCTGGCGACAATGATTTTATCAATGGGCAAGATGAGTCGAAAACTAACTTGCAGGAGGTGAATTAA
- a CDS encoding GbsR/MarR family transcriptional regulator: protein MFKHFEGCEKEVEGKERLEKARERVIETIGQNIHLYGATSSAGRLYGMMFFHQDPLTLDDMKEELGMSKTSMSTSVRTLSDLKMVERVWKKGVRKDLYQIEEDWYQSFIDLFSTKWKSANSMHLSAIKKSLAELEQLTTDNNISPEIQAMATEDIAKLKYMSEYYEWLNRLVAVFEDHEIFKLVPKKADL from the coding sequence GTGTTTAAGCATTTTGAAGGATGTGAAAAAGAAGTGGAAGGTAAAGAGCGACTTGAAAAAGCTCGTGAGCGTGTTATTGAAACAATTGGACAAAATATACATTTATATGGTGCTACGTCTTCAGCTGGAAGGCTATACGGAATGATGTTTTTTCATCAAGACCCATTAACACTTGATGATATGAAGGAAGAACTCGGTATGAGTAAAACGAGTATGAGTACATCTGTAAGAACTTTATCTGATTTAAAGATGGTAGAACGGGTGTGGAAAAAAGGGGTAAGAAAAGATTTATATCAAATAGAAGAAGATTGGTATCAAAGCTTTATAGATTTATTTTCGACAAAATGGAAAAGTGCCAACTCGATGCATTTATCTGCTATAAAAAAGTCATTAGCGGAGTTAGAACAATTAACTACCGATAATAATATTAGTCCAGAGATTCAAGCAATGGCTACAGAAGATATAGCAAAGTTGAAATATATGTCTGAATACTATGAATGGCTTAACCGGTTAGTTGCCGTATTTGAGGATCATGAAATTTTTAAGCTAGTTCCCAAAAAAGCGGATCTATAA
- a CDS encoding YqcI/YcgG family protein, translated as MTRENSWLFTKKDMTNANLVPDWVIREYRTFNSIVTDKTFPCTFGMSAEKRGELRYSYISHDDWSSLPQTVEDFIDLFDESETLIRHGFFLFVEPEMEEKSLEYYRSYFWKVLQYLHDVDKKPWPEDYPEDPDHHLWNFSFAEEPFFVFGNTPAYKQRKTRDLGNSLILGFQPRRIFDGLEGTSKGGIMSREMVRSRVEKWDRLPKHPNISHYGDPDHREWKQYFIGDDIKPIEGKCPFQHKSM; from the coding sequence ATGACAAGGGAAAACAGCTGGTTATTTACTAAAAAGGATATGACAAATGCTAATTTAGTACCCGACTGGGTTATTAGGGAGTATCGGACATTTAATAGCATAGTCACTGATAAGACATTTCCTTGCACATTTGGAATGAGTGCTGAGAAAAGAGGAGAACTGCGTTACTCCTATATTTCTCACGATGATTGGTCAAGCCTTCCACAAACCGTAGAAGACTTTATTGACCTGTTTGATGAATCTGAGACTTTGATTCGCCATGGGTTTTTCTTGTTTGTTGAACCAGAAATGGAAGAAAAATCGCTTGAATATTATCGATCATATTTTTGGAAAGTCCTACAGTATTTACATGATGTAGATAAAAAACCTTGGCCTGAAGATTATCCGGAAGACCCTGATCATCATTTATGGAATTTTTCTTTTGCTGAGGAGCCTTTTTTCGTTTTTGGTAATACTCCAGCATACAAGCAGCGAAAAACGAGAGATTTGGGTAATAGTCTAATTCTAGGATTCCAACCTCGACGTATATTTGATGGTCTTGAAGGAACATCAAAGGGTGGAATCATGTCGCGCGAAATGGTTCGATCACGAGTAGAAAAGTGGGATCGCTTGCCAAAACATCCGAATATTAGCCATTATGGTGATCCAGATCATAGAGAATGGAAGCAATACTTTATCGGAGATGATATAAAGCCAATTGAAGGCAAGTGTCCTTTCCAGCATAAATCTATGTAA